One window from the genome of Fulvivirga lutea encodes:
- a CDS encoding 1-acyl-sn-glycerol-3-phosphate acyltransferase, whose amino-acid sequence MIISLFNLIFKWKGWKLFTPCPAEAHNCVMLAAPHTSNWDFVYAMVALKKLGLKPRFTIKKEFNKPLIGAWIQSLGALWIDRSPKVPGQKRRSMIEVMVELIKESKEPLTVLVTPEGTRSKTEEWKTGFYYTALEAKVPICLAFMDYKKRITGVGQCFMPSGDINADMKIIMDFYKNKAAKFPENFSVDKRYS is encoded by the coding sequence ATGATCATTTCATTATTCAATCTGATTTTTAAATGGAAAGGGTGGAAGTTATTCACTCCTTGTCCTGCTGAGGCACATAACTGTGTAATGCTGGCAGCGCCACATACCAGTAATTGGGACTTTGTATATGCTATGGTGGCACTCAAGAAGCTAGGTCTCAAGCCACGATTTACAATAAAAAAAGAGTTTAATAAGCCGCTCATAGGGGCTTGGATTCAAAGTTTAGGCGCATTATGGATTGATCGATCTCCTAAAGTACCCGGCCAAAAAAGGAGAAGCATGATTGAAGTGATGGTAGAGCTCATTAAAGAATCGAAGGAACCACTAACCGTGTTGGTTACACCGGAAGGCACCCGATCTAAAACTGAAGAATGGAAAACCGGCTTCTACTACACAGCGTTGGAGGCAAAAGTGCCTATCTGTCTCGCTTTTATGGATTATAAAAAACGCATCACTGGAGTGGGCCAATGTTTTATGCCGTCAGGCGATATTAATGCAGACATGAAAATCATCATGGATTTTTATAAAAATAAGGCAGCCAAATTCCCTGAAAATTTTAGTGTTGATAAGCGATACTCTTAA
- a CDS encoding globin, whose amino-acid sequence MLFSLYKESTVMEVESIQDKISIVQNSYGRCLASGDVLDTFYQEFLGSSPEIKERFKNTDFEKQKKLLKHGINLMIMFAAENLAGKSGLKRIRESHDSKHLNINPKLYDLWKFCLLQAIKSHDYKYNNLVESSWNNVLDKGIRYIKEGY is encoded by the coding sequence ATGCTATTTTCTTTGTATAAAGAAAGTACGGTTATGGAAGTGGAGTCAATTCAAGATAAAATAAGCATAGTTCAGAACAGCTATGGAAGATGTCTGGCTTCTGGTGATGTGTTGGATACATTTTACCAGGAATTTTTAGGCAGCAGCCCAGAAATTAAGGAAAGATTTAAAAATACCGATTTCGAAAAGCAGAAGAAGTTATTAAAACATGGCATTAATCTGATGATTATGTTTGCTGCTGAGAATTTGGCTGGAAAAAGCGGATTAAAGCGAATTAGGGAATCACATGATAGCAAGCATTTAAATATCAACCCTAAATTATATGACTTGTGGAAATTCTGCTTGCTTCAAGCTATCAAGAGCCACGATTATAAATATAATAACCTGGTTGAAAGTTCCTGGAATAACGTGTTGGATAAAGGAATAAGGTATATCAAAGAGGGTTATTAA
- a CDS encoding MarR family winged helix-turn-helix transcriptional regulator yields MKNIFDLDHQSNNVSAKVYASLEKIHDLIKGYQWETAKNYKLSPLQLNILLFIEHHDKSLCKPAQLAKEFMVSKPTITETLHTLIKKKLVVKEKDKIDTRSSFIRLTKEGEKLNKELNKYPNVLVNAIQQLKNDDQENLLKSNLLLLNQLVSTEKVIPERNCFTCFHYVGNKDDTHKCSLLKKQLETKNLRVDCPEHSTV; encoded by the coding sequence ATGAAAAATATTTTTGACCTTGACCATCAATCGAACAATGTAAGTGCTAAGGTTTATGCCAGTTTGGAGAAGATTCACGACCTTATCAAAGGTTATCAGTGGGAAACTGCTAAAAATTATAAACTTAGCCCCCTTCAATTAAACATCTTGCTGTTTATTGAACATCATGATAAAAGCTTATGCAAACCGGCTCAGTTAGCCAAAGAGTTTATGGTTTCTAAACCAACAATAACGGAAACTCTTCATACACTTATCAAGAAAAAGTTAGTTGTAAAGGAAAAAGATAAGATAGATACGAGAAGCAGTTTTATTCGACTCACCAAAGAGGGAGAGAAATTAAATAAAGAGTTAAATAAGTACCCGAATGTTTTGGTCAATGCTATACAGCAATTGAAAAATGACGATCAGGAAAATTTATTAAAATCGAACCTACTTCTTTTAAATCAATTGGTGAGTACTGAAAAAGTAATTCCTGAACGAAACTGCTTCACTTGCTTTCATTATGTGGGTAACAAAGATGATACCCACAAATGCAGCTTACTTAAAAAACAATTGGAAACAAAAAATCTGAGAGTAGATTGTCCAGAACACTCTACCGTTTAA
- a CDS encoding DUF2024 family protein: MQAAVYDTYVTKKDGNLMHFDIVVPANELPKKVLIYGQNYLESKNQQGQSITTKECQFCHIEEASPEMIRSFSEQGYFIIEMQGC, translated from the coding sequence ATGCAAGCAGCAGTTTATGACACTTACGTGACGAAAAAGGATGGTAATCTTATGCACTTTGATATTGTTGTGCCCGCTAATGAATTACCCAAGAAGGTATTAATCTATGGTCAAAATTACCTTGAAAGTAAAAACCAGCAGGGACAATCAATAACCACAAAAGAGTGCCAGTTTTGCCACATTGAAGAGGCAAGTCCTGAAATGATCCGATCATTCAGTGAGCAGGGGTATTTCATAATAGAAATGCAAGGTTGCTAA
- a CDS encoding type 2 periplasmic-binding domain-containing protein produces the protein MNKTRLRVGGVPEHFNLPVHLAIENGDFSRNGIEVIWEDYPGGTGAMTQALRNNEVDICILLTEGIVADIIKGNPSKIISGYVKTPLTWGIHTFIDNESEVGEALFTEKIAISRKGSGSHLMPIVDALMQGKSLSEEQFIIIKDIHGALKSLDKRETGVFYWEKYTTKPFVKNGNLKRIGEFNSPWPCFMIAATNEIIEREPNVLDTFLKVLHNSCEQFMNNSSAPEMVSKRYELDYKDSEYWYHSTEWAADSWVTDKTLVNVVFALKEAQLIPKDSSTANLIWKRNSR, from the coding sequence ATGAACAAAACAAGATTACGTGTAGGCGGAGTGCCAGAACATTTTAATTTGCCGGTACACCTGGCTATTGAAAATGGAGATTTTTCCCGGAACGGTATAGAAGTTATTTGGGAAGATTATCCTGGTGGAACAGGAGCAATGACCCAAGCCTTAAGAAACAATGAAGTGGATATCTGTATATTACTTACTGAAGGCATTGTTGCAGATATTATTAAAGGGAACCCTTCAAAAATCATAAGCGGCTATGTTAAGACTCCGTTAACATGGGGCATTCATACTTTTATTGATAATGAAAGTGAAGTTGGTGAAGCACTGTTTACTGAAAAAATTGCCATTAGCCGTAAAGGTTCAGGCTCACATCTAATGCCAATTGTTGATGCTCTGATGCAGGGCAAATCTCTGAGCGAAGAGCAGTTTATTATAATTAAAGATATACATGGAGCTCTTAAGTCGCTCGATAAAAGAGAAACCGGTGTTTTTTATTGGGAGAAATACACAACTAAACCATTTGTAAAAAATGGCAATCTCAAACGCATAGGTGAATTTAACTCACCCTGGCCATGCTTTATGATCGCTGCTACTAATGAAATTATCGAAAGAGAACCTAACGTGCTCGACACTTTCCTGAAAGTACTACACAATTCTTGCGAACAGTTTATGAATAACAGCTCCGCTCCTGAAATGGTGAGTAAACGTTATGAGTTAGATTATAAAGATTCAGAATACTGGTACCACAGCACAGAATGGGCAGCTGATAGTTGGGTAACAGATAAAACCCTTGTAAATGTTGTTTTCGCATTAAAAGAGGCTCAACTTATTCCTAAAGATTCTTCCACAGCCAATCTGATTTGGAAAAGAAATAGTCGTTAA
- a CDS encoding winged helix-turn-helix transcriptional regulator, whose amino-acid sequence MKQDCNDLSKCPVTATMSLIGGKWKPIIIYAIGDKKRRFGEISARIPGLSRKVLTEQLKQLEKDNLINRKQFNEIPPRVEYELTGLGKSLGQILHSMAEWGKEHVLATTNA is encoded by the coding sequence ATGAAACAAGATTGTAACGACTTATCTAAATGCCCTGTAACTGCCACAATGAGTCTAATTGGAGGCAAATGGAAGCCAATAATTATTTATGCCATAGGTGATAAAAAAAGGAGGTTTGGTGAAATCTCAGCTCGTATTCCTGGTCTTTCTCGTAAAGTATTAACAGAACAGTTGAAGCAACTTGAAAAAGACAATTTGATTAATCGTAAACAATTTAATGAGATTCCGCCCAGAGTTGAATATGAGCTTACTGGATTAGGTAAAAGTTTAGGTCAAATTTTACATTCAATGGCAGAATGGGGTAAGGAGCATGTATTAGCCACGACAAATGCCTGA
- a CDS encoding SDR family oxidoreductase has protein sequence MILITGATGTFGSHVANQLISNGEKIVVASSTKEKLESKFGGKAVIRSFNWGDNESYDAVLKDITTVYLIAPPFSVGFDKNVERFVTAASKNGVQHIVLTTAFGVDQAKGTSGYNSEQILKNSGINFTILRPNFIFQNFINYDLDFIKNGKIFYSAGNGATSYIDVRDVAAVSAIILMHPEKFTSQELTLTGTEALTHYEMADIFSEVLGRKVEYVNPTEEEYKATLNSYNVPANVYDFMATLYQGIKAGYMASVTSVVEDVLNKKPNSFRSFVKENKNIFNS, from the coding sequence ATGATATTAATAACAGGAGCAACAGGAACCTTTGGAAGTCATGTGGCAAATCAGTTGATAAGCAATGGTGAAAAAATAGTGGTAGCCTCTTCAACAAAAGAAAAGCTAGAGTCGAAATTTGGAGGCAAAGCAGTCATTCGTTCTTTTAATTGGGGGGACAATGAATCTTACGATGCAGTTCTTAAGGACATTACAACGGTATATTTAATCGCGCCACCGTTTTCAGTTGGCTTCGATAAAAATGTAGAACGTTTTGTAACTGCAGCATCAAAAAATGGCGTTCAGCATATTGTGCTTACAACGGCCTTTGGTGTAGATCAGGCAAAAGGCACATCCGGCTATAACTCTGAACAGATATTGAAGAATTCGGGAATTAATTTTACCATTTTAAGGCCAAACTTCATATTTCAGAATTTCATTAATTATGATCTCGATTTCATTAAAAATGGTAAAATCTTTTATTCTGCAGGCAATGGAGCTACGTCATACATTGATGTAAGAGATGTGGCTGCTGTTTCAGCTATTATTTTAATGCATCCTGAAAAATTTACATCGCAAGAGCTTACACTTACGGGAACAGAAGCTTTGACTCACTATGAAATGGCTGACATATTTTCAGAGGTATTGGGAAGAAAGGTTGAATATGTTAATCCAACTGAGGAAGAATATAAAGCAACATTAAATTCATATAATGTGCCTGCAAATGTTTATGATTTTATGGCTACTTTATATCAAGGTATAAAAGCTGGCTATATGGCATCTGTTACTTCAGTTGTTGAAGATGTTCTGAATAAAAAGCCAAACAGCTTTAGGTCATTTGTAAAAGAAAATAAGAATATATTCAATAGTTGA
- the nhaD gene encoding sodium:proton antiporter NhaD, whose translation MVTYLVSVFIFGYILISLEEVIKINKTAVALYTGVVSWVVYVVNSGHVDDFAGELTLQLGHISEILFFLMGAMTIIELIDIHRGFDVITNRIKTTNKRKLLWLIGGISFFLSALLDNLTASIVMISLLRKLMDDKEDIKLYAGVLIIAANSGGAWSPIGDITTTMLWIGGQITAENIMASLFIPSIISLLVPLIILSFTLKGDLHRVENEDEHPKKKEKIRGSKQMLVGGLGALIFVPIFKSITHLPPYMGMLLGLSVVWILSELIHFRKDEQEKKPYSAVYALSKIDAPSVLFFLGILLAVGALEHANILYGLAIWMSSTIGNLDLIVFCMGILSSIVDNVPLVAATMGMYSLAEFPADSQLWEFTAFCAGTGGSILIIGSAAGVAVMGMAKVSFGWYLKKISLLALAGYLAGAAYYLLVNSWL comes from the coding sequence ATGGTTACTTATCTGGTTTCGGTTTTCATATTTGGCTACATCCTCATTTCACTCGAGGAAGTCATTAAAATTAACAAGACTGCAGTTGCATTATATACAGGAGTAGTTTCCTGGGTAGTTTATGTAGTTAATAGTGGTCATGTAGATGATTTCGCTGGTGAGCTTACATTGCAGCTTGGTCATATTTCAGAAATTCTGTTCTTTTTGATGGGAGCGATGACCATCATCGAATTAATCGATATACATCGAGGTTTTGATGTTATCACCAATAGAATAAAAACAACCAATAAGCGAAAATTGCTTTGGCTTATTGGGGGTATTTCATTTTTCCTATCAGCATTATTAGATAACCTTACAGCCTCCATAGTAATGATCTCACTTCTGAGAAAACTGATGGATGATAAGGAAGACATTAAGCTTTATGCCGGAGTGTTAATTATTGCTGCAAATTCTGGCGGTGCATGGTCACCAATAGGTGACATAACTACGACAATGCTTTGGATAGGAGGGCAGATAACAGCTGAGAATATTATGGCTTCTTTATTTATACCCAGTATTATTAGCCTTTTAGTACCGCTCATAATACTTTCTTTTACTTTGAAAGGGGATCTACACAGAGTCGAAAATGAAGATGAACATCCTAAGAAAAAGGAAAAGATTCGAGGTAGTAAGCAAATGCTTGTTGGCGGTCTTGGGGCGCTAATATTTGTTCCAATTTTTAAATCTATAACTCACTTGCCACCCTACATGGGTATGTTGCTAGGTCTATCTGTAGTATGGATACTGTCTGAACTTATCCATTTCAGAAAAGATGAGCAGGAGAAAAAGCCATACTCAGCAGTATATGCGTTAAGCAAAATTGATGCGCCTAGCGTGTTGTTCTTTTTAGGAATTTTATTGGCTGTAGGGGCTTTGGAACATGCTAATATATTATACGGACTGGCTATTTGGATGAGCAGCACCATAGGAAATCTTGATCTGATAGTATTTTGCATGGGTATCCTTTCTTCTATAGTTGATAACGTGCCATTGGTAGCAGCTACGATGGGAATGTATTCCTTGGCTGAATTTCCAGCAGACAGCCAATTGTGGGAGTTTACTGCTTTCTGTGCAGGTACAGGTGGTAGCATATTAATAATTGGCTCAGCAGCTGGTGTAGCTGTAATGGGCATGGCAAAAGTAAGTTTTGGCTGGTACCTCAAAAAAATATCTCTACTCGCCCTTGCCGGATATTTAGCCGGAGCAGCCTATTATTTGCTTGTTAATAGTTGGTTGTAA
- a CDS encoding SDR family oxidoreductase, translated as MSMKDKIAYITGGSKGIGFGIAEAILKEGGKVAITSRSMTSAEKAAQDLKDKTGNEAVLAIEADVRDLNSQMEAVKKITDSWGRIDVVVANAGLGHFGSIEDLSLEQWNETIDTNLTGVFTTIKSTVEALKKSKGFFITISSLAGTNFFAGGAAYNASKFGLTGFTQAVMLDLRKYGIRVSTIMPGSVATYFNGHTPGSNDDWKIQIEDIGEMVVSLVKLNPRTLPSKIEVRPSMPPSA; from the coding sequence ATGTCTATGAAAGATAAAATAGCCTATATAACTGGCGGAAGTAAAGGTATTGGATTTGGAATAGCAGAAGCCATTCTGAAAGAAGGAGGGAAGGTTGCCATAACATCCCGATCAATGACTTCTGCCGAAAAGGCAGCACAGGATTTAAAAGACAAAACAGGTAACGAAGCTGTCTTGGCCATCGAAGCTGATGTGAGAGATTTAAATTCACAAATGGAAGCAGTTAAAAAAATAACAGATAGCTGGGGAAGAATTGATGTAGTTGTGGCAAATGCTGGGTTAGGGCATTTTGGTTCTATTGAAGATTTGAGTTTAGAACAATGGAATGAGACAATTGATACAAATTTAACGGGCGTCTTCACTACAATAAAATCGACAGTAGAAGCTTTAAAAAAATCTAAAGGCTTTTTTATTACTATAAGCAGCTTGGCTGGTACTAATTTTTTTGCAGGTGGTGCCGCATATAATGCCAGTAAATTTGGGTTAACAGGTTTTACGCAGGCTGTCATGTTAGATTTAAGAAAATACGGTATAAGAGTAAGCACGATTATGCCCGGTTCAGTAGCCACATATTTTAATGGACATACACCTGGTTCTAATGATGACTGGAAAATACAAATTGAAGACATTGGTGAAATGGTGGTGAGCTTAGTCAAACTAAATCCACGAACCTTACCAAGTAAAATTGAAGTTAGGCCTAGTATGCCGCCTTCAGCTTAA
- a CDS encoding endonuclease, with amino-acid sequence MFRSKAFLSLVFLFFSFLLSAQPTPPSDLEGSALRSWLKTNWYDGFHTELSYSQARIAMYGTIDVETDGQVYCVYSGFNQSSDAVSFLDPINAEHTIPQSFFGSSLPMRSDIHHLFPTHMNVNSARGSDPFGEINDASTDTWYIGNSSGIQTLSSIPSSNIDNYSEDTGFLFEPREDHKGDLARAVFYFYTVYPSQAGPIEDIVDGGDLNILYEWHQNDPVDAWETQRNNRIEAAQGNRNPYVDYPDIVCKAWGFSCSTTPTPIITLNESITDFGTVAFGNVSTTQSYTVSGSDLTANLEINVSSNFQIAEIDNDADYTNAISITPTSGSVTNKTIFVRFNPTSDINGTVNGQITHSSSGASNVNVSLSGVEQSDVPPPSLNLSESSLDFGTIAFESASTGQSYIINATNLTADLIITSSSSFEVSLDDVDQSYGNSLSITPESGSITDQQIFVRFTPASNVNGLIEGTISHTSSGLSEQIVTVSGTEEIDTPATPEINFNFSQLTVRDGDSYEVKLFADVAPAQEMIVTISQNSLVNMDLSDFTTTPASTNSELELTWESGTTTASFRFQVTNAELFSEPSSKSVGFVINSSSNSSYSVGTNNSITLFIEGDVVNSLNDKQKNTFLTYPNPASEVVFVQTKSAQFQYSIINLTGKIVLNGYNKNDSLIDVSSLFSGTYILQVITDNSISSQLILVE; translated from the coding sequence ATGTTTCGATCGAAGGCCTTTCTTTCATTAGTATTTCTATTTTTTTCCTTTTTATTATCTGCACAACCAACTCCTCCATCTGATTTAGAAGGTAGTGCGCTGAGGTCTTGGCTCAAAACGAATTGGTATGACGGATTTCACACTGAATTAAGCTACAGCCAGGCCAGGATTGCAATGTATGGTACAATAGATGTTGAGACTGACGGCCAGGTTTACTGCGTATATTCGGGTTTCAATCAATCTTCTGATGCAGTTTCCTTCTTAGATCCTATTAATGCAGAGCATACTATACCTCAAAGTTTTTTTGGCTCAAGTTTACCTATGCGTTCGGACATACACCACCTTTTTCCAACCCACATGAATGTGAATTCAGCACGTGGTAGTGACCCATTTGGAGAAATAAATGATGCTTCTACTGATACTTGGTATATTGGTAATAGTTCTGGAATTCAAACATTATCATCAATTCCTTCTTCCAATATTGATAACTACAGCGAGGATACAGGTTTTCTATTTGAACCTCGTGAAGACCATAAAGGCGATTTGGCAAGGGCGGTCTTTTATTTTTATACTGTTTACCCTTCGCAAGCAGGACCAATTGAAGATATTGTTGATGGTGGGGATTTAAATATATTATATGAATGGCACCAGAACGACCCTGTTGATGCTTGGGAAACCCAAAGAAATAATAGAATAGAGGCTGCACAAGGAAACAGAAACCCTTATGTAGATTATCCAGATATTGTATGTAAAGCTTGGGGCTTTTCTTGTTCTACTACACCCACTCCCATAATAACTCTCAACGAATCCATTACTGATTTTGGAACCGTAGCTTTTGGTAATGTTTCTACAACTCAATCTTATACCGTTTCTGGATCAGACTTAACGGCTAATCTTGAAATTAATGTGTCTAGTAATTTTCAAATAGCTGAAATAGATAATGATGCAGACTATACCAATGCAATATCAATAACACCTACTAGTGGTTCTGTGACTAACAAAACAATCTTTGTTCGGTTTAATCCAACTTCGGATATAAATGGGACGGTTAATGGTCAAATAACACATTCCTCTTCTGGAGCTTCTAATGTAAATGTAAGCTTATCCGGAGTAGAACAGTCGGATGTTCCACCACCATCGTTAAATTTATCAGAAAGTAGTTTAGACTTCGGGACCATAGCATTTGAAAGTGCATCGACAGGCCAATCTTATATTATCAATGCAACTAATCTAACGGCAGACCTTATTATTACAAGCTCTAGCAGCTTTGAGGTTAGTTTAGATGATGTAGATCAGAGCTATGGCAACTCGTTGAGTATAACACCTGAATCAGGTTCAATTACCGATCAGCAAATCTTTGTGCGATTCACACCAGCATCAAATGTTAACGGTTTAATTGAAGGAACAATTTCTCATACCAGTTCAGGACTTAGTGAGCAGATAGTCACTGTTTCAGGAACTGAAGAGATCGATACTCCAGCTACACCTGAGATCAATTTTAACTTCAGTCAGTTGACGGTTCGTGATGGTGATTCTTATGAAGTGAAACTCTTTGCGGATGTGGCACCTGCACAGGAAATGATTGTTACTATTAGCCAAAATAGTTTGGTTAATATGGACTTATCTGATTTTACCACGACACCGGCCAGTACCAATAGTGAGTTAGAGCTGACCTGGGAATCAGGTACTACAACTGCATCTTTCCGTTTTCAGGTAACTAATGCAGAATTGTTTTCTGAACCTTCCTCAAAATCAGTTGGGTTTGTTATTAATTCATCATCAAACAGTAGTTATTCTGTAGGTACGAATAATAGTATCACACTATTTATTGAAGGTGATGTTGTGAACTCGCTGAATGACAAACAAAAAAATACATTTCTTACATACCCAAATCCGGCCAGTGAAGTTGTATTTGTACAAACAAAAAGTGCTCAATTTCAGTATTCTATTATCAATTTAACGGGTAAAATTGTGTTAAATGGATATAATAAAAATGACTCTTTAATTGATGTAAGTAGTTTATTTTCAGGTACTTACATACTTCAAGTTATCACCGATAATTCTATAAGTTCACAACTTATACTAGTGGAGTAA